In Clostridium swellfunianum, a genomic segment contains:
- a CDS encoding NUDIX hydrolase: MRAPYQVLVFPYYMSDKGIEYAVFRRSDANWWQAISGGGEDGETIIESAKREAWEEGGISKDSLYIKLDTVNSIPAEEFADSIYWDKNIYVIPENCYGVELLDKQLTLSHEHTEYKWMNYNDAITYLKWDGNKVALWELNKRLSQKL, encoded by the coding sequence ATGAGGGCACCGTATCAAGTTTTAGTTTTTCCTTATTATATGAGTGATAAGGGTATAGAATATGCCGTATTTCGCAGAAGTGATGCAAACTGGTGGCAAGCTATTTCTGGTGGTGGAGAGGATGGAGAAACGATAATTGAATCAGCTAAAAGAGAAGCCTGGGAAGAGGGGGGAATTTCTAAGGATTCATTGTACATAAAGTTAGATACAGTTAATTCAATCCCTGCTGAAGAATTTGCGGATAGTATCTATTGGGACAAAAATATATATGTTATACCTGAAAATTGTTATGGAGTTGAATTATTGGACAAACAATTAACACTTTCACACGAACATACAGAATACAAGTGGATGAATTATAATGATGCTATTACATATTTAAAATGGGACGGAAATAAAGTAGCACTATGGGAACTTAACAAAAGACTTAGCCAGAAGCTTTAA
- the queG gene encoding tRNA epoxyqueuosine(34) reductase QueG: MKNKLISFCNSINIDHVGIAAAEPFYDFEEIWKKQIARGYITGFEEKDFEKRIYPKLTLEDAKSIIVCLFPYYIGKKEDANLSKYTYSLDYHNIAKAKLEEIAAFLKENIEGFNYKAFVDTGPFSDRYLAYKAGVGFFGINNHIITDKYGSYVFIGYIINNYAFEADKPQDRTCYQCFNCVRKCPGQCILGDFTINPLMCRSYITQKKRDLTEEDIEILKKHELIWGCDVCQDVCPHNRNIQETPIKEFRENLKHRLEYDEIKDISNKEFIRRYKDRAFSWRGRPVLVRNHELLDINDEDKENT; the protein is encoded by the coding sequence ATGAAAAATAAGCTCATAAGCTTTTGTAATTCAATAAATATTGACCATGTGGGTATAGCAGCGGCAGAACCATTTTATGATTTTGAAGAAATTTGGAAAAAACAAATAGCTCGAGGTTACATAACCGGCTTCGAAGAAAAGGACTTTGAAAAAAGAATCTACCCTAAACTCACCTTAGAGGATGCTAAATCTATTATAGTTTGTTTATTTCCATACTACATAGGGAAAAAAGAAGATGCAAACCTGTCAAAATACACCTACAGCTTGGACTATCATAATATTGCAAAGGCTAAGTTGGAGGAAATAGCGGCTTTTCTAAAGGAAAACATAGAAGGGTTCAACTATAAAGCCTTTGTAGATACAGGCCCCTTCAGCGACAGATATTTAGCTTACAAGGCTGGAGTGGGTTTTTTTGGAATCAATAATCATATAATAACAGATAAGTATGGCTCCTATGTTTTTATTGGATATATCATAAACAACTATGCCTTTGAAGCTGATAAACCTCAGGATAGAACCTGTTACCAGTGCTTTAATTGCGTAAGGAAGTGTCCTGGTCAGTGTATTCTAGGTGATTTCACAATAAATCCCTTAATGTGCAGATCCTATATAACTCAAAAGAAAAGGGACTTAACCGAGGAAGATATTGAAATCCTTAAAAAGCATGAATTGATATGGGGCTGCGATGTTTGTCAGGATGTTTGTCCGCACAATAGAAATATTCAGGAGACACCAATAAAAGAATTTAGAGAAAACCTAAAACACAGGCTGGAATACGACGAAATAAAAGATATATCTAATAAAGAGTTTATTAGAAGGTACAAGGATAGAGCTTTCAGCTGGAGAGGCAGACCAGTTCTGGTTAGAAACCACGAGCTTTTAGACATAAACGACGAGGATAAGGAAAACACATAG
- a CDS encoding nitroreductase family protein, with amino-acid sequence MNETLEVIRSRRSIRAFKPEQINEEELKEILEAGIYAPSATNKQPWHFTVVQNKKLLNRLSESFKELARKSEDDYVKRVGENEKFHVFYNAPTVILISGDNTNHYAAVDCAAAMENMLLAAEALNIGSCWIGFIAYLLNSEEGKEYLKELGIPEGYKQIHAAAIGYKKVNISKALPRKENSINYIR; translated from the coding sequence ATGAATGAAACCTTAGAAGTAATTAGAAGCAGAAGAAGCATAAGAGCATTTAAGCCAGAGCAAATAAACGAGGAAGAACTAAAGGAAATATTAGAAGCAGGCATCTACGCGCCCAGCGCCACAAACAAACAGCCCTGGCATTTTACAGTAGTTCAGAATAAAAAACTTTTGAATCGCCTTAGTGAAAGCTTCAAAGAGCTAGCTAGAAAGTCGGAGGATGACTATGTAAAAAGAGTTGGGGAAAATGAAAAGTTCCATGTGTTTTACAATGCACCAACTGTTATACTGATTTCTGGCGACAACACAAATCATTATGCTGCAGTAGACTGTGCAGCAGCAATGGAGAACATGCTTCTAGCCGCAGAAGCTTTAAATATAGGCTCCTGCTGGATTGGATTTATTGCATATCTTTTAAACAGTGAGGAAGGCAAGGAATATCTAAAGGAATTAGGAATTCCAGAAGGCTACAAGCAAATTCATGCGGCGGCTATCGGTTATAAAAAGGTAAATATATCAAAGGCCTTGCCAAGAAAAGAGAATTCTATTAATTATATTAGGTAA
- a CDS encoding tRNA-dihydrouridine synthase codes for MANLLKPLESKHISLKNRLVMPPMATSKAEEDGKVSKGILDYYKEKSEGGYIALIVIEHSFIMQQGKASNLQLSIADDSVIESLKDLAHIIHKNSSKAVMQLNHAGSAASQEVTGMEVVGPSAVENPRKGNIPKALTKEDIKEIIEAFRQAARRTKEAGFDGVEIHSAHGYLLNQFYSPLSNKRSDEYGGDVLSRIRIHLEVIKAVREEVGEDFPILLRLGAADYMSGGSTVEDAVAACREFEKAGVDILDISGGFNGYIIPGNNEQGYFYPVTEEIKKAVSIPVILTGGITEASAAERLLAEGKADLIGVGRAIYKDSNWARNAVEALK; via the coding sequence ATGGCAAATCTACTAAAACCACTTGAATCAAAGCATATAAGCTTAAAAAATCGTTTGGTAATGCCTCCAATGGCTACCTCAAAGGCTGAAGAAGACGGAAAGGTAAGCAAAGGAATATTGGATTATTATAAAGAAAAATCAGAAGGCGGATACATAGCTTTGATTGTAATAGAGCACAGCTTTATAATGCAGCAGGGCAAGGCAAGCAACCTTCAGCTTTCCATAGCAGATGACAGTGTAATAGAAAGCCTTAAAGATTTAGCTCACATAATACATAAGAACAGTTCAAAAGCTGTTATGCAGCTAAACCATGCGGGAAGTGCTGCAAGCCAAGAGGTTACTGGAATGGAAGTGGTTGGACCTTCAGCAGTAGAAAATCCACGCAAAGGCAACATACCTAAGGCGCTCACAAAGGAAGATATAAAGGAAATTATAGAAGCCTTCAGACAAGCAGCTCGTCGTACTAAAGAAGCAGGCTTTGATGGAGTTGAAATTCACTCCGCTCATGGATACCTTTTAAATCAATTCTACTCACCTCTTTCAAACAAGAGAAGCGATGAATATGGCGGGGATGTGCTAAGCAGAATCAGAATTCATTTGGAAGTAATCAAGGCAGTCAGAGAAGAAGTTGGGGAGGATTTTCCGATACTCCTAAGACTTGGTGCAGCAGATTACATGTCAGGCGGTTCAACTGTTGAAGATGCAGTGGCAGCCTGTAGAGAATTTGAGAAGGCCGGAGTAGATATATTAGATATTTCAGGAGGCTTTAACGGATACATAATTCCGGGAAACAATGAGCAGGGCTACTTCTATCCTGTAACAGAAGAGATTAAAAAAGCTGTGTCTATACCTGTAATCCTAACTGGTGGAATAACAGAGGCAAGTGCAGCTGAAAGACTTCTTGCTGAGGGCAAGGCTGATTTAATCGGTGTTGGAAGAGCAATTTATAAGGATTCCAACTGGGCTAGGAATGCAGTTGAAGCATTAAAATAA
- a CDS encoding alpha/beta hydrolase gives MKRKRQFRIIAFLAFAVLIAFAANWLFSSYKPADEAVAVFNSSNVEVSLDKYITFTPKNKTPDTALIFYPGGKVEPEAYAPLCSKIAAQGFMVIIPSMPLNLAVLSPEKADEVIKAYPSIKNWAVGGHSLGGVMAASFAKKHLNEVKALALFASYPQNKDDLSSAELKVLSVWGSEDGCADIGKIKAAENILPKTSVFKEISGGNHAQFGSYGFQKGDKEAKISSLEQQSLAVQYTVNLLSEISK, from the coding sequence ATGAAAAGAAAAAGACAGTTTAGGATTATTGCTTTTCTAGCCTTTGCAGTATTAATCGCTTTTGCAGCAAACTGGCTGTTTAGCTCCTATAAACCAGCTGATGAGGCTGTTGCGGTTTTTAACAGCAGCAATGTAGAGGTTTCTTTAGACAAATATATTACCTTCACTCCAAAAAACAAAACACCTGATACAGCGCTTATATTTTACCCTGGCGGCAAGGTGGAGCCTGAAGCCTATGCGCCTCTATGCAGCAAGATTGCAGCTCAAGGCTTTATGGTAATAATTCCTTCCATGCCCTTGAATCTAGCCGTATTAAGTCCTGAGAAGGCTGATGAGGTTATTAAGGCTTATCCTAGCATAAAAAATTGGGCTGTTGGAGGACATTCTCTAGGTGGAGTAATGGCTGCCAGCTTTGCTAAAAAGCATTTAAACGAAGTGAAGGCTCTAGCTCTTTTTGCAAGCTATCCTCAAAACAAGGATGATTTGTCTTCTGCAGAGCTTAAGGTTTTATCTGTTTGGGGCAGCGAAGACGGCTGTGCTGATATAGGCAAAATAAAAGCAGCTGAAAATATTCTGCCTAAAACCTCAGTATTTAAGGAAATTTCCGGAGGCAATCACGCTCAGTTTGGAAGCTATGGATTTCAAAAGGGCGACAAGGAAGCAAAGATTTCTAGCTTGGAACAGCAAAGCTTGGCTGTTCAGTATACAGTAAATCTTTTAAGCGAAATATCAAAATAG
- a CDS encoding GNAT family N-acetyltransferase — protein MDFIIKHDLTDIDFEEVCQVIHKAGLSTHAVDLTKKAFENSYLTVFVFDGDKLIGTGRAISDGVYQAGIYDIAVLPNYQGKGIGRLIMEELHKNLEGINIILYANPTAVEFYKRLGYSKMLTGMARFKNQALMREKKFIE, from the coding sequence ATGGACTTTATAATTAAACATGATTTAACTGATATAGATTTTGAAGAGGTTTGCCAGGTTATACATAAAGCTGGTCTTTCAACTCATGCGGTTGACCTTACCAAGAAGGCTTTTGAAAACAGCTACCTTACAGTTTTTGTTTTTGATGGTGATAAGCTTATAGGCACTGGAAGAGCAATCTCAGATGGAGTTTATCAGGCTGGAATTTATGATATTGCTGTGCTTCCTAATTATCAAGGCAAAGGAATTGGAAGGCTTATAATGGAAGAGCTTCATAAAAACTTAGAAGGCATTAACATTATTTTATATGCCAATCCGACAGCTGTTGAGTTCTACAAGAGGCTTGGTTATTCAAAGATGCTGACTGGAATGGCTAGGTTTAAAAATCAAGCTTTAATGAGAGAGAAAAAGTTTATTGAGTAG
- a CDS encoding oligosaccharide flippase family protein, which yields MSIAANYIYNALYQLLLMIIPFITVPYVSRVLGAEGVGINAYTSSILQYFALFGSIGIGLYAGRTVAYVRDDRKKLSKTFWSIFLLQASLCTVALIAYLIFTLFFIEKYKLIQLIQGLNLISIAIDIGWLFVGIEDFKKLVVRSVVLRILGVAAIFIFVKQPSDLWKYTALSCVFGVLGQAVMWIYLNQIVDSYKVSFRDAIGHFKPSLELFIPQIAIQIYLVLNKTMLGVMANKQEVGFYESSDKIIKMTLALLTATGGVMLPRVANSFAKGELNKVEHYIYTTLSFVAYLGIPMIFGLIGISSKFVPWFFGGEFTRCIYLIIILSPIIILISLSNVLGFQYMIPTGKTREFTISVCVGAAVNLALNLILIRKFYSIGAAAATVAAEAAVTGTQIYLLRKEIKMFVLNRKLVKYCAASLIMFVPISVLGYFLEASAATTVLQIVVGITVYIAALFFLKSDINSYIFKLAYNKLRKTLVKKEAGV from the coding sequence ATGAGTATTGCAGCTAATTATATTTACAACGCCTTGTATCAGTTACTGCTGATGATTATCCCTTTTATCACTGTTCCATATGTATCTAGAGTACTTGGTGCTGAAGGGGTAGGGATAAACGCCTATACAAGTTCTATACTGCAGTATTTTGCTTTGTTTGGCTCCATTGGTATAGGGTTGTACGCAGGTAGAACAGTTGCTTATGTTAGAGACGATAGAAAAAAGCTGTCAAAGACCTTTTGGAGCATTTTTCTTCTGCAAGCAAGCTTATGTACAGTAGCTTTAATTGCATATTTGATATTTACTTTATTTTTTATAGAAAAGTATAAGCTTATCCAGTTGATTCAAGGACTAAACCTAATATCCATTGCTATAGATATAGGATGGTTATTTGTAGGTATAGAGGATTTTAAAAAGCTGGTAGTAAGAAGCGTAGTTTTAAGAATATTAGGAGTGGCGGCTATATTTATTTTTGTAAAGCAGCCCTCAGATTTATGGAAATATACTGCATTATCCTGCGTTTTTGGCGTTTTGGGGCAGGCAGTAATGTGGATTTATTTAAATCAAATAGTCGATAGCTATAAGGTCAGTTTTAGGGATGCTATAGGCCACTTTAAACCCTCCTTGGAATTATTTATTCCGCAAATTGCTATACAGATATATTTGGTTTTGAACAAAACCATGCTTGGAGTTATGGCAAATAAGCAGGAAGTAGGGTTTTATGAAAGCTCAGACAAAATAATTAAAATGACTTTAGCCCTTCTTACAGCTACTGGAGGAGTTATGCTGCCTAGGGTTGCAAACAGTTTTGCCAAAGGTGAGCTCAACAAGGTGGAGCACTATATATATACTACCTTAAGCTTTGTGGCTTATCTTGGAATTCCCATGATTTTCGGCTTGATAGGAATATCTAGTAAGTTTGTACCATGGTTTTTTGGAGGAGAGTTTACTAGGTGTATCTACTTAATAATAATTTTAAGTCCTATAATAATCTTAATATCACTAAGCAATGTATTAGGTTTTCAATATATGATTCCTACAGGGAAAACCAGAGAATTCACAATTTCTGTTTGTGTTGGTGCTGCTGTAAATCTTGCTTTGAACCTTATTTTAATCAGAAAATTTTACTCGATAGGGGCTGCAGCTGCAACGGTTGCCGCAGAAGCAGCAGTAACAGGCACGCAGATATATCTTCTTAGAAAAGAAATTAAAATGTTTGTGCTAAATAGAAAGCTAGTTAAATATTGTGCAGCTTCTCTTATTATGTTTGTACCTATATCAGTCTTAGGATACTTTTTAGAAGCTTCAGCCGCAACTACAGTTCTTCAAATTGTTGTTGGTATAACAGTATATATTGCAGCATTATTTTTCTTAAAGTCTGATATTAACAGCTATATATTTAAGCTTGCTTATAATAAGTTAAGAAAAACTTTAGTTAAAAAAGAAGCAGGGGTTTAA
- a CDS encoding GNAT family N-acetyltransferase, which translates to MEELVLLKVNKHIIGECVDLFLDTFTKEPWNDVYESREQVMNIFNNHFNNNYFVGYAAMSGGKVVALSLGMKKPWIAGLEYYIDEFCVSYKMQRKGIGSWFIKAIEEDIREQGMNGIILITKKDYPSQKFYEKNGFKAFGELVVLGK; encoded by the coding sequence ATGGAGGAGTTAGTTTTATTAAAAGTTAATAAACATATTATTGGCGAGTGCGTGGATTTATTTCTAGATACATTCACAAAAGAACCATGGAACGATGTATACGAATCAAGAGAACAAGTAATGAACATTTTTAACAACCATTTTAATAACAACTATTTTGTAGGTTATGCAGCAATGTCAGGGGGTAAGGTAGTGGCTTTAAGCCTTGGTATGAAAAAGCCTTGGATAGCGGGGCTTGAATATTATATTGATGAATTTTGCGTAAGTTACAAAATGCAGAGAAAAGGTATTGGAAGTTGGTTTATAAAGGCAATTGAAGAGGATATTCGTGAGCAAGGAATGAATGGAATAATATTAATCACAAAGAAAGATTATCCATCGCAGAAGTTCTATGAAAAGAACGGATTTAAAGCTTTTGGTGAGTTAGTAGTTCTAGGTAAATAG
- a CDS encoding cupin domain-containing protein, translating to MKLEKISDKIAFSDKTFTKRMLFVEDKVLAFVLNMKPGQGLPAHTHEQSDLVLYILSGEGEATVDGNVHKLSEGDVIYLKGEEVFGFTNTGDKDISCFVVITPNPSTIYSKEY from the coding sequence ATGAAGCTAGAAAAAATATCAGATAAAATTGCATTTTCAGATAAGACTTTTACAAAAAGAATGCTGTTTGTTGAAGACAAGGTGCTTGCCTTTGTTTTAAACATGAAGCCTGGTCAGGGGCTTCCAGCACATACTCATGAGCAAAGCGACCTAGTACTTTACATCTTGTCCGGTGAGGGAGAAGCAACTGTTGACGGAAATGTTCACAAGCTTTCAGAGGGAGATGTTATCTATTTAAAGGGTGAAGAAGTATTTGGTTTTACCAATACGGGAGACAAGGATATATCCTGCTTTGTTGTTATTACACCTAATCCATCGACTATTTATTCAAAAGAATATTAA
- a CDS encoding polysaccharide deacetylase family protein: MRSKFIKAISLAAVMALAAGCSNKAEPVKAEPPSSNNNVNLTEKEVKPIEAEEPKEQVKPLPLDSLAKKYKAKTPKQWGERVDGIKISLNTTDKVIALTFDACGGAGSNGYDEELISFLVEQQIPATLFINYRWIDANKDTFMKLSSNPLFEIENHGYQHKPLSMNGKSVYGIKGTKDAAEIMEEVLLNTEKIEKLTGRKPRFFRPGTAYGDEVAVSLVRELGQEVVGYNVLGDAGATYNKNQIRESCLKAMPGSIILLHMNHPEKQTFEGIKLVIPELKQKGFKFVKLSAYELK; this comes from the coding sequence ATGCGAAGTAAATTTATAAAAGCTATTTCTTTAGCTGCTGTGATGGCTTTAGCGGCAGGATGTTCTAATAAAGCTGAGCCTGTGAAAGCAGAGCCTCCTTCCAGTAATAATAACGTAAACTTGACTGAGAAAGAAGTAAAGCCCATTGAAGCAGAAGAACCAAAAGAGCAGGTAAAGCCTCTTCCGCTTGACTCCCTTGCTAAAAAATATAAAGCTAAAACTCCTAAGCAGTGGGGGGAAAGAGTTGATGGAATTAAGATAAGCCTTAACACAACAGATAAGGTAATAGCCTTAACCTTTGATGCCTGTGGTGGTGCTGGCAGCAACGGCTATGACGAAGAGCTTATAAGCTTTCTTGTTGAACAGCAGATACCTGCAACCCTATTCATTAACTACAGGTGGATTGATGCTAATAAAGATACTTTCATGAAGCTTTCTTCTAATCCACTTTTTGAAATAGAAAACCACGGTTACCAGCATAAGCCCTTGTCTATGAATGGCAAATCTGTATATGGAATAAAAGGCACTAAAGATGCTGCAGAAATTATGGAGGAAGTCTTGCTGAATACTGAAAAAATAGAAAAGCTAACCGGAAGAAAGCCTCGCTTTTTCAGACCTGGAACAGCCTACGGTGATGAGGTTGCCGTAAGCTTGGTTAGGGAACTTGGACAAGAAGTAGTGGGCTACAATGTTTTAGGTGACGCAGGTGCAACCTACAACAAAAATCAAATAAGAGAGTCCTGCTTAAAGGCAATGCCAGGCTCTATAATTCTTCTTCATATGAATCATCCCGAAAAGCAAACCTTTGAGGGAATTAAGCTTGTTATTCCTGAGCTTAAGCAAAAGGGCTTCAAGTTTGTAAAGCTCTCAGCTTATGAATTAAAATAA
- the glf gene encoding UDP-galactopyranose mutase: MQYKYVIVGAGLAGLTIAERIASVFNEKVLVIEKKNHIGGNCYDSYNEHGILVHNYGPHIFHTNLKEVWDYLSSFTDWSYYQHRVLTYVDGQLIPMPITTETINKLYNLNLSNFEIEEFLSKQAETVDEINNSEDVVISKAGKDIYEKFFKNYTKKQWDVYPSELDKSVISRIPVRYTRDTRYFTNRYQGMPKLGYTNMFLKMSTNPNIHILLNTDYKEVINSIQYEKLIYTGAVDYFFDYKFGRLKYRSLRFEYETVDCESYQEASVVNYPNDYDFTRITEFKKLTGQKCDKSTIIREYPTWDGEPYYPYPTKACADEYLVYKRECEKLSNVVFVGRLAEYKYYDMDAVVKRALEVFNEYCS; this comes from the coding sequence ATGCAATATAAATATGTAATAGTAGGTGCAGGCTTAGCAGGCCTTACTATAGCAGAAAGAATAGCCAGCGTATTTAATGAAAAGGTACTTGTAATAGAGAAAAAGAACCATATAGGTGGCAACTGTTATGACTCCTATAATGAGCATGGAATATTAGTGCACAATTATGGGCCACATATATTTCACACAAACTTAAAAGAAGTATGGGATTACCTAAGCAGCTTTACTGACTGGAGCTATTACCAGCATAGAGTTCTTACCTATGTGGATGGTCAGCTTATTCCAATGCCTATTACTACAGAAACTATAAATAAGCTTTATAATCTTAATCTTTCTAACTTTGAAATTGAAGAGTTTCTAAGCAAGCAGGCTGAGACGGTTGATGAAATAAATAACTCTGAGGACGTGGTTATTAGCAAGGCTGGCAAAGATATATACGAGAAGTTTTTTAAGAACTACACTAAAAAGCAGTGGGACGTTTACCCAAGCGAGCTTGATAAATCCGTTATTTCAAGAATTCCAGTAAGGTATACAAGAGATACAAGATACTTTACCAATAGGTATCAGGGTATGCCGAAGCTAGGCTATACAAATATGTTTTTAAAGATGAGCACTAATCCTAATATACATATTTTATTGAATACTGATTATAAAGAGGTTATTAACAGCATTCAATATGAAAAGCTTATATACACTGGTGCTGTGGACTATTTCTTTGATTATAAGTTTGGCAGACTTAAGTACAGAAGCTTGCGTTTTGAATATGAAACCGTGGATTGCGAAAGCTACCAAGAGGCTTCTGTTGTAAATTATCCTAATGATTATGATTTTACAAGAATAACCGAATTTAAAAAGCTGACAGGACAAAAATGTGATAAATCAACAATCATTAGGGAATACCCAACCTGGGATGGCGAGCCTTATTATCCATATCCAACAAAAGCCTGTGCTGATGAGTATTTAGTGTATAAAAGGGAATGCGAAAAGCTTAGCAATGTTGTTTTTGTAGGTCGTTTGGCTGAGTATAAGTATTATGATATGGATGCGGTAGTCAAGAGGGCTTTAGAGGTATTTAATGAGTATTGCAGCTAA